A single window of Macaca mulatta isolate MMU2019108-1 chromosome 17, T2T-MMU8v2.0, whole genome shotgun sequence DNA harbors:
- the ACOD1 gene encoding cis-aconitate decarboxylase has protein sequence MMLKSITESFATTIHGLKAGHLTDRVIQRSKRMILDTLGAGFLGTSTEVFHKASQYSKIYSSNITSTVWGRPDIRLPPTYAAFVNGVAIHSMDFDDTWHPATHPSGAVLPVLTALAEALPRSPKFSGLDLLLAFNVGIEVQGRLLHFAKEAKDIPKRFHPPSVVGTLGSAAAASKFLGLSSTKCQEALAIAVSHAGAPMANAATQTKPLHIGNAAKHGIEAAFLAMLGLQGNKQVLDLEAGFGAFYANYSPKVLPNLDSYSWLLDQQDVAFKRFPAHLSTHWVADAAASVRKNLVAETALLPIDYIKRIVLRIPNVQYVNRPFPDSEHEARHSFQYVACAMLLDGSIAVPAFHECQINRPQVRELLSKVELEYPPDNLPSFNTLYCEISVTLKDGATFTHRSDTFYGHWREPLSQEDLEEKFRANASKMLSCDIVESLIKIVENLEDLEDCSVLTTLLKGPSPPEVASNSSAYNNSITNLS, from the exons ATGATGCTCAAG TCTATCACAGAAAGCTTTGCCACAACTATCCATGGCTTGAAAGCGGGACACCTGACAGATCGCGTTATTCAGAGGAGCAAGAGGATGATTCTAGACACTCTGGGTGCTGGGTTCCTGGGAACCAGTACGGAAGTGTTTCACAAAGCCAGCCAATATAGCAAG ATCTACAGTTCCAACATAACCAGCACTGTTTGGGGTCGGCCAGACATCAGGCTTCCACCCACATATGCTGCTTTTGTGAACGGTGTGGCT ATTCACTCCATGGATTTTGATGACACATGGCACCCTGCCACCCACCCTTCTGGGGCTGTCCTTCCTGTCCTCACAGCTTTAGCAGAAGCCCTGCCAAGGAGTCCAAAGTTTTCTGGTCTTGACCTGCTGCTGGCTTTCAATGTTGGTATTGAAGTGCAAGGCCGATTACTGCATTTCGCCAAGGAGGCCAAAGACATACCAAAGAG ATTCCATCCCCCTTCCGTGGTAGGAACATTGGGTAGTGCTGCTGCTGCATCCAAGTTTTTAGGACTTAGCTCCACAAAGTGCCAAGAAGCCCTGGCCATTGCTGTTTCCCATGCTGGGGCACCCATGGCCAATGCTGCCACTCAGACCAAGCCCCTCCACATTGGCAATGCTGCCAAGCATGGGATAGAAGCTGCATTTCTGGCAATGCTGGGTCTCCAAGGAAACAAGCAGGTCTTGGACTTGGAGGCAGGATTTGGGGCCTTTTATGCCAACTATTCCCCAAAAGTCCTTCCAAACCTAGATTCCTACAGTTGGCTGCTGGACCAGCAGGATGTGGCCTTTAAGCGTTTTCCTGCGCATTTATCTACCCACTGGGTGGCAGACGCAGCTGCATCTGTGAGAAAGAACCTTGTAGCAGAGACAGCTCTGCTTCCAATTGACTACATTAAGAGAATTGTGCTCAGGATACCAAATGTCCAGTATGTAAACAGGCCCTTTCCAGACTCGGAGCATGAAGCCCGTCATTCATTCCAGTACGTGGCCTGTGCCATGCTGCTTGATGGTAGCATCGCTGTCCCAGCATTCCATGAATGCCAGATCAACAGACCACAGGTGAGAGAGCTGCTCAGTAAGGTGGAGCTGGAGTACCCTCCGGACAACTTGCCAAGCTTCAACACACTGTACTGTGAAATAAGTGTCACCCTCAAGGATGGAGCCACCTTCACACATCGCTCTGATACCTTCTATGGGCACTGGAGAGAACCACTGAGCCAGGAGGACCTAGAGGAAAAGTTCAGAGCCAATGCCTCCAAGATGCTGTCCTGTGACATAGTGGAAAGCCTCATAAAGATAGTCGAAAATCTAGAAGACCTAGAAGACTGTTCTGTGTTAACTACACTTCTCAAAGGACCCTCTCCACCAGAGGTGGCTTCAAACTCTTCAGCATATAATAATTCTATCACAAATCTCTCCTGA